A genome region from Populus alba chromosome 5, ASM523922v2, whole genome shotgun sequence includes the following:
- the LOC118061707 gene encoding outer envelope membrane protein 7-like: MGMKPAKQAVVVFGALAFGWLAIEIAFKPFLDKARSAMDKSDPARDPDGDDDSADRKEKGSLSESDAFFSDENPAVA; this comes from the coding sequence atggggaTGAAGCCAGCGAAACAGGCGGTGGTTGTATTTGGGGCTCTTGCATTTGGGTGGCTAGCTATTGAGATAGCTTTCAAACCCTTCCTCGACAAGGCTCGTTCTGCCATGGACAAGTCTGATCCTGCTCGGGATCCCGATGGCGATGATGATTCTGCTGATCGCAAGGAGAAGGGCTCCCTCTCTGAATCTGATGCTTTTTTCTCTGATGAGAACCCAGCAGTTGCTTGA